In Cryptomeria japonica chromosome 1, Sugi_1.0, whole genome shotgun sequence, the sequence CTTGGAAGGCCAAGTGCATATATCAAGTCATCCTCCCCTGTTGCCCTCCACACATCATCCAGCACAACAAGACACCTTTTGCTTGCTAAACTGTCATGAATCAACTTTGCTGCTTGCACCTCACTCACTTTTCCATCAACCACcttgttcaaattttttatttcaGAGGCCAAATCAGCTTGCAACTTTCTAAGGGAATAAGCCTGAGAAACAGAGAGCCAGATCGACTTCTCAAACTTATTCTTTATTCTGTTGAAAACATTTTGCATTAGAAATGTCTTCCCAGCGCCGCCCATTCCAACGACGGCAATGAGAGGAGAGGCAGGGTCATCTATTAGGTGGAGGAGTTGTCCAACCTTAGACTCAATACCCACTGGTCGTGAGCCGCTCTCTATTAGGCTTGATCCCCTCAAATTCACATTCCCAGATGTACTTGTGGAGGGTTGCTCTGGATGAATGAGATCCATAACAAGCTTCAGCTCCGCTCCCTTTTCCATAATGGATTTCATCCTATCTTTCACGTCCTTAATCCGACGTGCCATTTTATAGCGAAACACTAACTGACAAGAACTAAAAGTACGGACACAAGAGAATTGGGAGCATTTATGACTAGTACCTCTAGTAGATTGAACAGCACATTCATCCAGTATGTCCTCTGCATCCCAAGCAACCTCTGTGATATCCAGCAGCCAGCTTTTCACGGACTCATTGTGGGCACTCTGTGCATCTGCATCTCTGAGGTAGCCTATTATGCTTCTGAGCTTCTCCCTCAGCCATTCAAAGTCCTCTCTGAAGTTGAGGACAAGTGAAACCTCTTTAGTCATCTCATCTATTATCATCCCTCCAATGTTTCCAACTACAACATTAACCAAAACCAGATGCCATATTTTATAAAATCCTTTTTAACAATAACTAAGAAATTGAAGTACTCTTGAACGCCAGATAAAATCAGAAACGCTCTCAAATACAATTACAGCCTATACAAATATAACTAAAAACCCACTCAAATACTATTATGAACAACTGAGAAACTGCAGCTTAGTACTCAATTATTAAACAACTTAAACCGATTGAACTGCAGTGGATGAAAGTAGAGGAGGGCAAAATGCAAGTTTATAAGAGTGCGGACAGAACTTGTTGGGAAGGATTCCCAGACTACCGAGTGCCCAAGTTATTCTAATCGCTTTTACtttaattattctttttttttttttgaccgttGCATTTTCCAAAGTTATTTACTTTAATTAAAGTATTAAAGAATAGTTCTGGCTTAAGAATTATTTACCAGCTTCAGTTTTACAGAACATCGGTAGGGACATCACATTCGATTTGTCTGATTGCCGAGTTAGCTTTAGCTTTAAGGAATGGATGGCACAGAATTTAATTTTGTTCTTTAATACTTTTCTTCTTAATACAAACTTTAACACTGTTTCTTCCGGGGAAATGTACTTTAAATTCTTTTGCTTTCACTTCTCCCTCAACTTCaccatattcttttatttttttaattgtattaTGTTGAGCTAAACTTAAATTGTTGCAATTCACAGTAACTTGTGCCTTACAATTTGCGTCAATTTTTTAATATGtttgtaatattttatattattttgatttttttattattaaatatattttagattaattattatttttaatattaaatattttaaattacaaaaatatttataataatgGAAAATGTTTTGAGGGAATGGATTCATAATTGAATAAATTTCATTAGTTGTCATAGTATTTGTTAATCTAATGtctaataattttaatattagaaTACTATTAGTGGTGAttttaaagttgttagtgttgatcACGAGTCCTCACAATTTAATGAGATGTATTTCTTATATCTAAAAAGAAACACAAAATGTGATGCCATATTGATGCACCACTAAAACTTGAATTAATGCGTATGAATATAATTTAATATACGACTACCGTATAGCCTTTTGAGGGATCTTTTTTGGATACCTCAACAAAAAACATGTC encodes:
- the LOC131043619 gene encoding disease resistance RPP13-like protein 4, with product MVRDNEVVCVDVGRVRAIGIEGALANNYEALQEVDGGQAGDTGHGRIAFFGNIGGMIIDEMTKEVSLVLNFREDFEWLREKLRSIIGYLRDADAQSAHNESVKSWLLDITEVAWDAEDILDECAVQSTRGTSHKCSQFSCVRTFSSCQLVFRYKMARRIKDVKDRMKSIMEKGAELKLVMDLIHPEQPSTSTSGNVNLRGSSLIESGSRPVGIESKVGQLLHLIDDPASPLIAVVGMGGAGKTFLMQNVFNRIKNKFEKSIWLSVSQAYSLRKLQADLASEIKNLNKVVDGKVSEVQAAKLIHDSLASKRCLVVLDDVWRATGEDDLIYALGLPRGNDTHCKIVVTTRSRNVCGDMDARVYDMQLLSEEESWELFCAFAFPDYPRNQPPKPFEGIAREIERECGRLPLAVKMVAASLKYKRLSSKWQSKLQHIKEASSTNDPIMQILQLSYDSLPAHLKPCFALRMS